Proteins encoded within one genomic window of Prionailurus viverrinus isolate Anna unplaced genomic scaffold, UM_Priviv_1.0 scaffold_86, whole genome shotgun sequence:
- the MS4A10 gene encoding membrane-spanning 4-domains subfamily A member 10, translating to MAGSSQWRSQGQLRSLAQVLAAEGYGVATTIHRPEVRELPPWQTPSPTQPGQRYLPQEPSPLGFLPPAWHQQKPRKRSSLLKELGAFHVVIALLHLFFGTYLVSTVTDLHLVVLKSWYPFWGAASFLISGILVITTDMVLKTYLKILCLTAHGVSFFCVLAGLFVIAKDLFLERTFDFPIWTPYPNSTVYIQRLELALLCFSFLEFFLLSSTAVTVCRAGRRSAEEGDLSFAPDTSSWGLRGPPMSPPPAYGDVTMTWGDM from the exons ATGGCCGGAAGCTCCCAGTGGAGGTCCCAGGGCCAG CTAAGGTCCTTGGCCCAAGTCCTGGCAGCAGAAGGCTATGGAGTGGCCACAACTATTCACAGACCGGAAGTGAGGGAGCTCCCGCCGTGGCAGACCCCCAGCCCAACACAGCCCGGCCAGAGATACCTGCCCCAGGAGCCGAGCCCACTGGgcttcctgcctccagcctggCACCAGCAGAAGCCCAGGAAGAGGAGCAGCCTTCTCAAGGAGCTGGGC gcTTTCCATGTTGTCATCGCCCTGCTGCACTTGTTCTTTGGGACTTACCTGGTCTCTACTGTCACGGATCTTCACCTGGTGGTGCTGAAGTCTTGGTATCCGTTCTGGGGGGCTGCCTCT TTTCTCATTTCAGGGATCTTGGTGATAACGACGGACATGGTCTTGAAGACTTATCTG AAGATACTTTGCCTGACAGCACACGGCGTCAGCTTCTTCTGCGTGCTAGCGGGCCTCTTTGTCATTGCCAAAGATCTCTTTCTGGAGAGGACGTTTGATTTCCCGATCTGGACCCCGTACCCCAACAGCACA gtcTACATCCAGAGGCTGGAGCTGGCTCTGCTCTGCTTCTCCTTCCTGGAGTTCTTCCTGCTGAGCTCCACGGCCGTCACAGTCTGCAGGGCTGGCCGCCGGTCTGCAGAG GAAGGTGACTTATCCTTTGCTCCGGACACATCGTCGTGGGGGCTCCGGGGGCCACCGATGAGTCCTCCACCAGCCTATGGGGATGTGACTATGACTTGGGGTGACATGTAA